One part of the Raphanus sativus cultivar WK10039 chromosome 7, ASM80110v3, whole genome shotgun sequence genome encodes these proteins:
- the LOC108817157 gene encoding cytochrome P450 71A1 — MEQIIFNSHPFLLTLFALLFPILFFTIVKNKIRSKKLNLPPSPPKLPLIGNLHQIGNLPHKSLQELSLKHGQFMFVNLGTTPYLVVSTADALEEITKNHDITISNRPTNTSVYPLMGNGQDLLYHPYGDHWKQLRRIGAMHLMSKNVVNRFQTLRDEEISSMLEIIHLSSLKGEEINISDLMNTVVSSVLHRAYTGSYKREENEGLSSSMRFLNWDVKFKKLLGSLCVEDLFPILALMDRFTGFKTLLKSTYLELDNIMETLINEREKESFVDVLIHQRDNDKLDYDVKAIMQGIFVAGVDSVALELEWLMADLIKHPEVMRKAQEEVQRIVGTKSKISNDEIEKMHYLKCVIKETMRLHPAGVVPRETSSKWIKVGGYDIPPKTKVFVNLYSIQRDPKQWENPDEFIPERFMDKNIEFMGSKGYIPFGFGRRNCPGMAFGNVLLEEIIVNLLYRFDWRLPDGSKPEELNMEEVSQFVIAKKYPLRLVPVQRFKSKP; from the exons ATGGAGCAAATCATCTTCAACTCACACCCTTTCCTTTTAACACTTTTCGCATTATTGTTCCCAATTCTCTTCTTCACAATTGTCAAAAATAAGATCAGATCAAAAAAGCTAAACCTTCCTCCATCCCCACCAAAGCTTCCGCTCATTGGAAACCTTCATCAGATAGGTAACTTACCCCACAAGTCACTCCAGGAACTCTCACTCAAGCATGGACAGTTCATGTTCGTGAACCTTGGAACGACTCCCTACCTAGTCGTTTCGACCGCTGATGCTCTCGAAGAGATCACCAAGAACCACGACATTACCATCTCGAATCGACCCACCAACACTAGCGTTTATCCTCTAATGGGTAATGGTCAAGACTTGTTGTACCATCCTTATGGAGACCACTGGAAGCAACTAAGAAGGATCGGTGCAATGCATCTGATGAGCAAGAACGTCGTGAACCGGTTTCAAACGTTGAGAGATGAAGAGATCTCGAGTATGTTAGAGATTATTCATCTTTCGAGCCTAAAAGGCGAAGAGATAAATATATCAGATTTGATGAATACCGTGGTTAGCAGTGTCCTTCATAGGGCGTACACGGGTAGCTACAAAAGGGAAGAAAATGAAGGGCTCTCGAGCTCTATGCGTTTCTTAAACTGGGATGTCAAGTTCAAGAAGCTCTTGGGATCTTTATGCGTGGAGGATTTGTTTCCGATCTTAGCGTTGATGGATAGATTTACGGGTTTCAAAACTCTTTTAAAGAGTACTTACTTGGAGTTAGATAATATTATGGAGactctcatcaatgaaagagagaaggagagCTTCGTGGATGTTCTTATTCATCAACGAGACAACGATAAACTTGACTACGACGTCAAAGCAATCATGCAG GGTATATTTGTCGCTGGTGTAGACTCTGTAGCACTGGAGCTAGAATGGTTGATGGCTGATCTCATCAAGCATCCCGAAGTTATGCGAAAAGCACAAGAAGAGGTACAACGCATAGTTGGGACCAAATCCAAGATAAGCAATGATGAAATAGAAAAAATGCATTATTTGAAATGTGTAATCAAGGAGACAATGAGGCTGCACCCTGCGGGAGTAGTTCCACGAGAGACATCATCGAAGTGGATAAAAGTAGGTGGCTACGATATCCCTCCAAAGACCAAAGTATTTGTGAATTTGTACTCTATCCAACGTGACCCTAAACAATGGGAAAATCCAGACGAGTTTATACCCGAGAGATTCATGGACAAGAACATTGAGTTCATGGGGAGCAAAGGGTACATTCCATTTGGATTTGGTCGTAGGAACTGCCCTGGTATGGCCTTTGGTAACGTTTTGCTTGAGGAGATCATTGTGAATCTCCTTTACCGGTTTGACTGGAGGTTGCCCGATGGTTCTAAACCGGAAGAGCTTAACATGGAGGAGGTAAGTCAGTTTGTTATCGCAAAGAAGTACCCTCTCAGGCTGGTTCCGGTTCAAAGGTTTAAGAGCAAACCCTAG
- the LOC108815267 gene encoding UDP-glycosyltransferase 76C5-like, which produces MEKSDGLQVILFPLPLQGCINPMIQLAKILHSRSFSITMIHTRFNAPRASSHPLFKLLQIPDGLSDTETRAHDVNLMLTVLNERCESPFRDCLTKLLQSPDAETEEEKQRISCLIHDSGWIFTEPLAKSLNLPRFVLNATKVSFFRGHFALPQLRRERYLPLQGIVKFQHRHSEQEDPVQEFPPLRKKDVYRLLDEESEVLDAYLNGIYDTTKSSSVLRHRAIGGYLTHNGWNSTVESICEGIPMICLPFIWDQFLNARFVCDIWRVGLHLENLIERNEIESSIRSLFLGNEGEAIRERMRLLQGKVGRSVKENGSAYQSLESLIGHISSF; this is translated from the exons ATGGAGAAGAGTGATGGCCTACAAGTGATTCTGTTTCCACTTCCATTACAAGGCTGCATCAACCCTATGATTCAGCTTGCAAAGATCCTCCACTCAAGAAGTTTCTCCATCACTATGATCCACACGCGCTTCAACGCTCCAAGAGCTTCAAGCCACCCTCTCTTCAAACTCCTACAAATTCCAGATGGCTTGTCTGACACGGAGACAAGAGCCCACGATGTCAATCTGATGCTCACCGTTCTCAACGAAAGATGCGAGTCTCCGTTCCGCGACTGTTTGACTAAGCTGTTGCAGTCTCCAGATgctgaaacagaggaagagaaaCAGAGGATTAGCTGTTTGATCCATGATTCTGGATGGATTTTCACAGAACCTCTAGCCAAGAGTTTGAATCTTCCGAGATTTGTCCTTAACGCAACTAAGGTTTCCTTCTTTCGCGGTCATTTTGCTCTTCCTCAGCTTCGTCGTGAGAGATATCTTCCGCTACAAGGTATTGTAAAATTTCAACATAGAC attCAGAACAAGAGGATCCAGTTCAAGAGTTTCCGCCGCTTAGAAAGAAAGATGTCTACCGGCTTCTTGATGAAGAATCGGAGGTACTAGATGCGTACTTGAATGGGATTTACGACACAACAAAGTCATCTTCAG TTCTAAGGCATCGAGCCATAGGAGGATATTTGACACACAATGGTTGGAACTCGACGGTTGAGAGTATTTGCGAAGGCATCCCTATGATTTGTTTGCCTTTTATATGGGACCAGTTTCTAAATGCAAGATTTGTCTGTGACATATGGAGGGTCGGACTGCATCTAGAGAATCTGATCGAGAGAAATGAGATCGAGAGTTCGATAAGGAGTTTGTTTTTGGGAAATGAAGGAGAAGCAATCCGAGAGAGGATGAGACTTCTTCAAGGGAAAGTTGGAAGATCGGTTAAAGAAAACGGCTCGGCTTATCAATCTTTAGAGAGTTTGATTGGTCATATATCATCATTCTAG
- the LOC108816738 gene encoding UDP-glycosyltransferase 76C5-like has translation MEKSNGLRVILLPLPIQGCINPMIQLAKILHSRGFSITVIHTRFNAPKASSHPLFTFLEIPDGLSETETRTDDKTFLFTLLNRRCETPFLDCLAKLLISSDSETEEKKQRICCLIHDVGWTFTPSVTKSVKLPRLVLSTYTVSFFLNHFALPKLRREVSQDSEQDDLVQDFPPLREKDLVRLLEEKREYIEPYLNMMLEATKSSSGIIFMSSEDFNQDALPKAREDFKVPIFAIGTSYSNFPASSSSLFTQDETFIPWLDKQEDKSVVYVSFGSLATMTGPELIEIACGLRNSGQPFLLVVRVGLVKGTEWIEVIPEELKATFNEKGKIVKWAPQREVLKHRAIGGFLTHNGWNSVVESVCEGVPMICLPFIWDQFLNARLVCDIWRVGLHLEHRIERNEIESSIRSLFSGNEGEAVRERMRLLQEKVGRSVKENGSAYRSLESLIDHISSF, from the exons ATGGAGAAAAGCAATGGCCTACGAGTGATTCTCTTGCCACTTCCAATACAAGGCTGCATCAATCCCATGATTCAGCTCGCCAAGATCCTTCACTCAAGAGGTTTCTCCATCACTGTAATCCACACGCGCTTCAACGCTCCAAAAGCTTCAAGCCATCCTCTCTTCACCTTCTTAGAGATACCAGACGGCTTGTCTGAAACAGAGACGAGAACTGATGATAAGACTTTTCTCTTCACTCTTCTCAACCGAAGATGCGAGACTCCGTTTCTTGACTGTTTGGCTAAGCTTTTGATATCTTCAGATTCAgaaacagaagaaaagaaacagagGATTTGCTGTTTGATCCATGACGTTGGATGGACCTTCACACCATCCGTAACAAAGAGTGTGAAACTCCCGAGACTGGTTCTCAGTACCTACACAGTCTCCTTCTTTCTCAACCATTTTGCTCTTCCTAAGCTCCGCCGTGAAGTCTCTCAAG ATTCAGAACAAGACGACCTAGTTCAGGATTTTCCACCACTTAGAGAGAAGGATCTTGTACGGCTTCTGGAAGAAAAAAGGGAGTACATAGAACCCTACTTGAATATGATGTTGGAAGCGACAAAGTCGTCTTCAGGCATTATATTCATGTCCAGCGAAGATTTTAACCAAGACGCATTACCTAAGGCACGTGAAGATTTCAAAGTACCGATCTTTGCGATAGGTACATCTTATAGCAACTTTCCAGCTTCGTCTAGTAGCTTGTTCACACAGGACGAGACTTTCATTCCATGGTTGGACAAACAGGAAGACAAATCCGTAGTTTACGTGAGTTTCGGTAGCCTCGCAACCATGACCGGACCAGAGTTAATTGAGATTGCTTGTGGTCTAAGAAACAGCGGCCAACCATTCTTGCTGGTTGTTCGGGTTGGTTTGGTCAAAGGCACGGAATGGATCGAGGTGATCCCCGAAGAACTCAAGGCAACGTTTAATGAGAAGGGAAAGATAGTGAAGTGGGCACCACAACGAGAGGTTCTAAAGCATCGAGCAATCGGAGGATTCTTGACACACAATGGCTGGAACTCGGTGGTTGAGAGTGTTTGTGAAGGTGTCCCTATGATCTGTTTGCCTTTTATATGGGACCAGTTTCTAAATGCAAGATTGGTCTGTGACATATGGAGGGTAGGGCTGCATCTAGAGCATCGGATTGAGAGAAATGAGATCGAGAGTTCGATAAGGAGTTTGTTTTCTGGAAATGAAGGAGAAGCAGTCCGGGAGAGGATGAGACTTCTGCAAGAGAAAGTTGGAAGATCGGTTAAGGAAAACGGTTCGGCTTATCGATCTTTGGAGAGTTTGATTGATCATATATCATCTTTCTAG
- the LOC108816467 gene encoding UDP-glycosyltransferase 76C3-like, translated as MEKSNGLRVILFPLPLQGCINPMFQLARILHSRGFSITVIHTRYNAPKASSHPLFTFLEIQDGLSEAETSTHDVTHLLMLLNRSCESPFRDCLTKLLHSETEEEKQRISCLIHDAGWIFTQPVAQSLNLPRLVLNTYKVSFFVGHFVLPKLRRERYLPLQGSIMYQEQDEPVEEFPPLRKKDLIRILDEETELLDSYLDMILETTKASSGIIFVSSCEELDQDSLIKARKDFQVPIFAIGPSHSYFPGSSSSLFTPDQTCIQWLDKQEDKSVIYVSFGSFVTISESELLEIAWGLRKSDHKI; from the exons atGGAGAAGAGTAATGGCCTGCGAGTGATTCTCTTTCCACTACCATTACAAGGATGCATTAACCCCATGTTTCAGCTAGCCAGGATTCTACACTCGAGAGGTTTCTCCATCACTGTGATCCACACGCGCTACAACGCTCCAAAAGCTTCAAGCCACCCTCTCTTCACCTTCTTGGAGATCCAAGACGGCTTGTCCGAAGCAGAGACAAGTACTCACGATGTCACACATCTCCTGATGCTTCTCAACCGAAGCTGCGAGTCTCCGTTTCGTGACTGTTTGACTAAACTGTTGCATtctgaaacagaggaagagaaaCAGAGGATTAGCTGTTTGATCCATGATGCTGGATGGATCTTCACACAACCCGTCGCTCAGAGTCTGAATCTCCCAAGATTGGTCCTTAATACCTATAAAGTCTCCTTCTTCGTAGGTCACTTTGTTCTTCCTAAGCTCCGCCGTGAAAGATATCTTCCTCTGCAAG GTTCGATCATGtatcaagaacaagatgaaccaGTAGAGGAGTTTCCGCCGCTTCGAAAGAAGGATCTTATACGGATTCTTGACGAAGAGACAGAGCTTCTAGACTCGTACTTGGATATGATTTTGGAAACCACAAAGGCATCTTCAGGTATTATTTTTGTGTCATCCTGTGAAGAGTTGGATCAAGACTCACTCATCAAAGCACGTAAAGACTTTCAAGTCCCCATATTTGCGATTGGACCTTCTCATAGCTACTTCCCAGGCTCTTCTAGCAGTTTGTTTACACCAGACCAGACTTGTATTCAATGGTTAGATAAACAAGAAGACAAATCCGTGATTTACGTGAGCTTCGGGAGCTTTGTTACCATCAGTGAATCAGAGTTACTGGAGATTGCTTGGGGTCTAAGAAAGAGCGaccataaaatatga
- the LOC108814781 gene encoding UDP-glycosyltransferase 76C1 has translation MEKRNKRRVILFPLPLQGCINPMLQLAKILFSRGFSITIIHTRFNAPKSSDHPLFTFLQLPDGLSETQTQSRDVLLQLTLLNNNCENPLRQCLTKLIKPEEGCEISCLIDDSGWVFTQSVADSFNLPRFVLCAYKFTFFLGHLLVPQLRREGFLPFPDSEAEDSVPVFQPLRKKDLARIMGSKDQAEPLDAYLVKILETMKQASGLIVMSCEELDRDSIAESHRVFTFPIYPIGPPHIHDVPASSSSLFEPDQSCIPWLDKQETRSVIYVSLGSIVSVTESQFLEIACGLSQTNLSFLWVVRPGSVQGREWIESLPLGFMEGLNGKGKIVKWAPQIDVLAHRATGGFLTHNGWNSTLESICEGVPMISLPFVWDQWLNARFVSDVWRIGIHLEGRIERRVIERTVTRLMVEPEGEKIRGRVKVLRDEVRRSVQRGGSSSRHLDDLVDRITSF, from the exons ATGGAGAAACGAAACAAGAGACGAGTGATTCTCTTCCCTCTACCATTACAAGGCTGCATAAACCCTATGCTTCAGCTAGCAAAGATCCTGTTCTCAAGAGGCTTCTCAATCACCATCATCCACACGCGCTTCAACGCGCCCAAATCATCAGACCACCCTCTCTTCACTTTCCTACAGCTCCCCGACGGCTTGTCCGAAACCCAGACCCAGTCTCGCGACGTCCTGCTTCAGCTCACCCTTCTCAACAACAACTGCGAGAACCCGTTACGACAGTGTTTGACTAAACTCATCAAACCCGAGGAAGGTTGTGAGATCAGCTGTTTGATCGATGATTCTGGTTGGGTTTTCACACAGTCCGTTGCGGATAGTTTCAATCTTCCGAGATTCGTCCTCTGTGCGTATAAGTTCACGTTCTTTCTCGGACATCTCCTTGTCCCTCAGCTTCGCCGTGAAGGGTTTCTTCCGTTTCCAG ATTCCGAAGCAGAGGACTCTGTTCCGGTGTTTCAACCGCTTCGAAAGAAAGATCTCGCGAGAATCATGGGAAGCAAAGATCAAGCTGAGCCGCTGGATGCTTACTTGGTCAAGATACTCGAAACGATGAAGCAAGCTTCAGGGCTCATAGTCATGTCCTGCGAAGAGCTCGACAGAGATTCGATCGCCGAGTCCCACAGAGTCTTCACCTTTCCTATATACCCCATAGGCCCACCTCACATCCACGACGTCCCAGCCTCGTCTAGCAGCTTGTTCGAGCCGGACCAAAGCTGCATTCCATGGTTGGATAAGCAAGAAACGAGATCAGTGATCTACGTGAGCTTAGGGAGCATTGTGAGTGTAACCGAGTCTCAGTTCTTGGAGATTGCTTGTGGGTTAAGCCAAACAAACCTGTCTTTCTTGTGGGTTGTCAGGCCAGGTTCTGTCCAAGGCAGAGAGTGGATCGAGTCGTTACCGTTAGGGTTCATGGAAGGTCTTAACGGGAAGGGAAAGATAGTGAAATGGGCACCGCAGATAGACGTTCTCGCGCATAGAGCCACGGGTGGGTTTTTGACACACAATGGATGGAACTCGACGCTAGAGAGTATATGCGAAGGGGTTCCTATGATCAGCTTGCCTTTTGTGTGGGACCAGTGGCTTAACGCGAGATTCGTTAGTGATGTATGGAGGATAGGGATTCACTTGGAAGGTCGCATAGAGAGAAGAGTAATCGAGAGAACCGTGACAAGACTAATGGTTGAACCAGAAGGAGAAAAGATTCGAGGGAGAGTTAAAGTGCTGCGAGATGAAGTAAGAAGATCGGTTCAACGAGGAGGGTCATCATCTCGTCATCTAGATGATCTGGTTGATCGTATTACATCCTTCTAG
- the LOC108818109 gene encoding UDP-glycosyltransferase 76C2 → MEKSNGTRVILFPLPLQGCINPMLQLANILYSRGFSITVVHTRFNAPKASNHPLFAFLEISDGLSESQINDDPTSNVMSLLAQINVNAETPFRDCLQKLLLRVSERVSCLIDDCGWLFTQSVAEGLNIPRLVLSTFKATFLNAYPILPCVRTKGYLPVSDSEAEDSVLEFPPLLKRDLSRLYGEFGEKLDPFIDTIVDTTMRSSGLVFMSCEELEKDSLTLSNEIFKVPVFAIGPFHSYFSASSSSLFRQDETCVHWLDNQEDKSVIYVSLGSVVNITESEFLEIAWGLSNSKQPFLWVVRPGLILGAEWIEPLSEELVRSLEEKGKIVKWSPQQEVLAHRAVGGFLTHNGWNSTLESICEGVPMICLPGGWDQMLNARFVSDVWRVGIHLEGQIERKEIEKAVRMLMVESEGAKIRERMNVLKDEVGRSVKDGGSSVRSIETLANHILSL, encoded by the exons ATGGAGAAGAGCAACGGTACGCGAGTGATTCTCTTCCCTTTGCCATTACAAGGCTGCATAAACCCTATGCTTCAGCTCGCCAACATCCTTTACTCGAGAGGTTTCTCCATCACTGTCGTCCACACGCGCTTCAACGCTCCAAAAGCTTCAAACCATCCTCTCTTCGCCTTCTTAGAGATTTCAGATGGCTTGTCTGAATCCCAGATCAACGACGATCCTACCTCTAACGTTATGTCCCTCCTCGCGCAAATCAACGTCAACGCTGAGACCCCGTTTCGTGACTGCTTGCAGAAGCTGTTGCTTCGAGTGTCTGAGAGGGTTAGCTGTTTGATCGATGATTGCGGATGGCTCTTCACACAGTCTGTCGCAGAGGGTTTGAATATCCCGAGGCTTGTTCTCTCTACTTTCAAAGCCACTTTCTTGAATGCTTATCCTATTCTCCCGTGTGTCCGAACCAAAGGCTATCTTCCAGTTTCAG ATTCGGAAGCAGAGGACTCTGTTCTTGAGTTCCCTCCTCTTCTAAAGAGAGATCTTTCAAGGCTTTACGGTGAATTTGGAGAGAAACTCGATCCATTCATAGATACTATTGTCGACACGACGATGAGATCTTCAGGTCTTGTATTCATGTCCTGCGAAGAGCTGGAGAAAGATTCTTTGACTCTTTCCAACGAAATCTTCAAGGTCCCAGTCTTTGCGATTGGTCCGTTTCACAGCTATTTCTCTGCTTCGTCTAGTAGCCTTTTCAGACAAGACGAGACTTGCGTTCACTGGTTAGATAACCAAGAGGATAAGTCCGTTATCTACGTGAGTCTAGGAAGCGTTGTGAACATAACCGAATCAGAGTTTTTGGAGATTGCTTGGGGTTTAAGCAACAGCAAACAGCCTTTCTTGTGGGTGGTACGACCAGGCTTAATCTTAGGCGCGGAGTGGATCGAACCGCTCTCGGAAGAGCTCGTGAGGAGCCTCGAAGAGAAAGGGAAGATAGTGAAATGGTCTCCACAGCAGGAGGTTCTTGCGCACCGAGCCGTTGGAGGGTTCTTGACACACAACGGTTGGAACTCGACGCTTGAGAGTATATGCGAAGGGGTACCAATGATCTGTTTACCTGGAGGTTGGGATCAGATGCTGAATGCAAGATTTGTGAGCGATGTTTGGAGGGTTGGAATCCACTTGGAGGGTCAGATAGAGAGGAAGGAGATCGAGAAAGCTGTGAGGATGTTAATGGTGGAAAGCGAAGGAGCAAAGATTCGTGAGAGGATGAATGTTTTGAAAGATGAAGTTGGGAGATCGGTTAAAGATGGTGGCTCTTCAGTTCGATCTATAGAAACCCTAGCGAATCATATACTTTCGCTGTAA